CTGTTCTTTCTCTCCTGCCATCATCACCTCCCCCATCAACACACACGACACGCAGACGTTCACAGCAGAGCAGGTGAGGAGGGAGCTATGCAGACTCCGCCCAGGCAAGGCAGCAGGTCCCGATGGTGTCAGCCTGAGGGTCCTCAAAACATGTGCAGCCCAGCTGAGTGGAGTCCTGCAGCACATCTGGAGCCTGGAGAGGGTCCCTGTGCTGTGGAAGACACCCTGCCTGGTTCCAGTACCAAAGAAGGtacaatgactacagaccggtggtgCTGACTCCCAACTGATGAAGTCCCTGGAGAGGCTAGTCCTGTCAATTCTTCGGCCCCAGGTCAGCTCATCACTGGATCCTCTTCAGTTTGCCTACCACCCGAGAACTGGAGTGGAGGACGCCATTATCTTCCTGCTCCACCGTGCCTATACCCACCTGGAGAAACCGGAAAGcactgtgagaatcatgttttttttatttctccaggGCTCTGCAACGACTCTGCAATTGTTGTCCGTGTCAGTgaggggagggaggaggagtaCAGGGGTGTTGTAGACTCCTTCGTCAGGTGGTGTGAGACTAACCATCTGCATCTTAATACCACCAAGACAAAGGAGCTGGTGGTGGATTTCTGCAGGAGGAAATGTGCCCCCACACCCATTTCCATCAATGGTGAGACTGTGGAAGTGGTCCAGGATTACAAATACCTTGGAGTACACCTGGACAATTAACTGCACTGGGCCAAGAACACGGAGGCTGTGTACAAGAAGGGTCAGAGCTGGCTCTATTTCCTGAGGAGGCTCTGGTCCTTCGATGTTTGTAACATCATGCTGAGGATGTTCTACCAGTCGGTGGTAGCCAGTGCCATCTTCTTTGGTTTGGTGTGCTGAGGCAGCAGGCTGAGGGCAGCAGGGCAGCTGGCCCAGGGCAGCAGACGCCAACAAGATCAACAAGATCATCAGGAGAGCTGGCTCCGTCCTGGGGGTCCAGCTTAACTCTTTGTTGGTGTCTGAGAGGAGGATGCCGTGTAAcctgcacagtatcctggacaACAACACTCACCCTCTCCACCAGGTGCTAACCTCGCgcagaagcaccttcagcaaCAGACTCATTCCTCCACTGAACGCCAGAGGAAGTCCTCtctgcctgtggccatcagaCTGTTTAACTCATCCCCTCAGGTCCAGAGAGGGTCAGTGGAAACACTGCGTCCAGAGGCCAAATGTCCCTTTACCCAATACCACTTTATGCAGATCACTTTGTTTGTAGATATTGTTTTGTTATTAAGGCTGCTAATTTGCACATTGCACATATTGTATTCAGTTACTTGTTATTTtatgttagctttattttattttactttagtaCTTTCTCTCTTGTACCTTAACTgttgcacagcagtttccctcGGGATGAATAAAGctttttgaatcttgaatcaCAGGTGACTCAGGTTCTGTTCATAGTTCTGTTCACTCTGGATGACTTGAAGCACATGGTGTCTCACTCAGGAGGAGCTCAGATTGTCAGATTGTCTCTTAAAGTTAAATGACTGTTAGATGTGATGATCAATCAGAATTTGATACAGTAAGTAAGTAAACAAACTGAGCATGCTCTGCACTTATTCTTGCTCGCtatttcttctccttttttaggattttaattttaattttagagCTGAATTGGTTCCCTGGTTGTTCCTGTTCTGAAACGATGATGGATCTGTCTGGGTCGTGAGTGGAGGAGGGGCTTCGGACGCTTTTACACTCTGTACATGTCCAAGATTTATATGGGTACGGGCAGGAAGGGAAGATTTCACGTGGTTTATTCCATACTGCTCACAAGTGACACAAACGAAAAGCACGTGTTCGAAAGGTCCAAGTTTAGAAGGTCCACTGGGTTTATTTTTTATGGCTCTcccagagagcaccgagacgttgtgataaaaaagtaaatatatacatgaaattaaaataacattgaataatttaaacgaaattgtattacaccagaaaaaaaaaataattttgacaaaatactaatactaggttaatttatgcctcctgttggctgctgccaccgttgggtaaaattatttaagtattgtatttattatttaagtatttaattttgattacaactttatttttctgtaagataatgtgaatgtcatttgattctattttgtatttggattttgaacattttgcacaccattgcacatctgaaggaaattaaactatttaacgtgtttactataaatgcagtctccagcctgctgatgttactttcaaatagttaaattaatgagccatacttatacatcactctttatgtagaagttaattaaaccatttttatgagtttgctatccctttaaggttaaaaacaacaatgacacctgtataatgtaagatgattacaaataatgctaatgattgtgggtccgttacacacataacagtgtagcctatggaataatgaggcatctggagctgaggtgatggtagggggcccccaaatgaaattctgcttaaggccccataaaggcttgggccgcccTACACATGAGGTCTATCGATGAGCAGCATTAACAGCTGGAAGGAGTGGTGAGTCTGTGTATGGCATGAATCTTTTGCTTTGACTTGCCGTGCGttgttataaataaagtttttcagTGGCTTTGGCCCCGCCCCGCCTCGCggctccctcctccctcctgcTCTTCCCCTGCTCGGCCGGCTACATTCCCTGCCATACTCGGATCAGAAAGCGACGCAACGCACACAAACCCTGGAACAAAATGGTAAGAACCTGTGGGAGACGGTGCCCTTGGTTAGACTGAGGCTCGGAGAACTGGGTTGGTAAGCAGGATGGACCCTGGGAGTCTTCAGCAGACCGTTACCCGAGTCGGCGGGCAGCGTGTTGTTAGCTAGCATGGCTGCCGCTCCTATCTGTCCGCCGACTCCGACGATTATTTGGCGTTTTCGGCGCTAGAAGACCGTATTGGTGTTAGGCTTTTATCCAATTTCTTTAAGGGAGCGATATGAACATAAGACATATTTAGCCTTGTAGCCTGTACGAGTCGTGCTGAGCTGGGCCGCCTACTGCCCGTGTGGCTTGAGGCGGCCATCTTATCAGCGCTGTGGTCCTGCTCGGCCGACCAGCCCTCACCCGGCCGGTCCGGACTGAGGCCAGCCCTGCGCGGTGAGCAGTGGGAGCGGGACCAAGAGGCTGGCTTTATCCGCCGTTATTGAGTCAGACCGTGACTGTGCATCTTTGTGGAGGCCTACAGGCTGAGCTCTACTTAACTGAGTCAGCGCTTAATCATTCGACATGCTTCGTTTTTTACTCCTATTTTAACCAGTATAAGGCTTAAACTGGAAGTCACATTATCAAACTAGTAATCTTTAAGGGTGTTTTTGAATAATTCATTATTTGGTCCACAAAATCAGGCGTTGAAATGGGTTTTAGGTAGTAAGGTACAGCATGGTGGGCGTTGTTACACTGACGTTTGCCTTTCCACTTCCCCAGACTGCGGGGCCTACAGTGACCCTCTGAATTTAATCTCCTAATTCCTCCACACATTTTTATGCTTCTGAACTTTCCTcactgcacacactcacacacgctTGTTCTCCAGGATAAAAACTCTTCTGGACCGAACCTCGTTAAACTGACTCAGGATCATTCTGCTCATCTAAAGTCTTTGAGGAAATTTCAGTTTAACTGTGTTTTCAGTTTGAGACCAGTTAAAAGGAAAACTTTCTGAGGTATTATTAATTTCAGGAGTTTGTTTTAAGTAGTGAGGCTTGATTTGGTGATATCTGCACCGTCACCTTAATGAAGGCATTTAATTGTGCAATGATTTAGCATGACCACAAGGGCTGCACAGTGTtgtggtggtcagcaccgtCCCCTCACATCAGGAGGGTTCCTGGtctgaatcccagctggggcctttttCTGTCGCGTTTGCATGTTCTTTCCGTGTATGTTGGGGTTCTCTCTGGggactccggcttcctcccaccatcctaAAACAAGcgtgtcaggttaattggtgactttaAAGCAGGGATGTCCGAAGTCGGTCCTGGAGGGCccctgtcctgcaggttttagatgttgccctgcttcaacacacctgattcagatcaagacatcgttaacaggcttgtgcagaacttaaaaaTCTGAAgtgatccatttaatctgatcaggtgtgttgaagcagggcaacatctaaagcctggaggacagcggccctcaaggaccgactttggacatccctgctttAAACTGACCCTGGGAGTGAGTGCGAGCGAGCATGGTTGTTCATAACAAACGGAACTAAGAATATAAACTCTGTGGCATGCCTAAATATTTTTAAGAAACTCGACACATTTGAAGAGGTTCAAGGACACCATGAACGTTATTTTCAGCCATTTTACAGGGAACAGTCCTAAAAAGATTCAAGTACAAGATTATTCCTTTCCAAAATCCTGGAAAGAAACGGCTGCATCTCAGATTCATGATCACCTCTCTCAATAATCTGTGTGAACAGTCCCAGTTTGGCTTTCATCCACTTGACCGCTCTTGTCAGAATCACCGATAACCTCCTCATATGGCTGCCGACTCCTTACCATCCTCCTCGACTTGAGAACATCCTCGTTGCGATTGGATTATCGGACACAAATGGACTGGTTTAAATCGTATCTCTCTGGCTCAAATCATTTATATATTCTATTAAATCCACCGTCTGTTCCCTTGACAACTCCTCCAGCAACTCTAGTGGCTTCTGATTAAATTGTGCATCATTAAAATCTCACTTCTCACCTTACTGGCTATCCACAACCTGGCCCCTCTGTATCTTCCTGGACTCCTTCACACCAACACACCCAGCTGTACTCTGAGGTGCTCCTCCACCCACCCACTTGCTTTCTTGTCCACCATGACGAGATCCTTCAGCCGCTCGGCCCCCCGCCTCTGGAATTCCCTCTTTCAGACAGGTATAGAACCTTTAACACCGGGACACTTTTGTATGGTGACCTTGGGAGTCCTGACAGCCACCTATGATTCAGCGCTCATGTTAAAGCATTTTGATACCACTTTGGGGCAGTCTCAGAAATATGTGGCGAAACCTGACGTGAGAACTGCTCTTGGATGTGTTATCGTTTGTCCAGCGTGACTTCTGTCCTTTCCACACCAGAACAGAGATCTTCTTTGAAGTCTAAATAAGTGTTAGAATAACCAAGATTGTCTGTGACTCGCATTCAGACATCATTTCTTAACTGTACTGTAACTTTAGCTTACCGGCGCACAGGTGATCTGCGCACGTCTTTTGAACCCAACTTTAGTCTTTGCAATGTAAGCAGATACATTATTTGATCTATTTCACAACCGGATAACTGGCGTTGTCACAGAGAAAAGAGGAATACTTCCGGAAAGGGTACGTTCTGCTGTTTGTTCTGATATCCGGGGCATTGTGTAGTAGGCATGGGTCGGTTTCAAGGTGTACCACGGTATTTAAAAAGTCAaggtttcagaaccactaaaaCTTTCTATCATACAGTCCCTGCGgtatgagcttttttttttttttaattttttaatttttttttttttatattttttgtgaCGTCTCGTCAGAAAGTGGGGGTCCCTCCCCCCACGCACCTCCGGCAGGCAGCTCTGCAGGCTGAATGTATCTTCTCATGACATCCCTAGTGGCAGCTCTGATCCACGTAGAACCTTTTGACTGCTCGGGTCCTTTGTGTTTTCCCTTTATTTGCATAACATAAGCATCCATTTGCGTGTAAGCTCACATTGTCACACATCTTAGACCAGCCTGGCTGCAGTGAAGTGTTTTCTGTTGTTGCTTCATCGGGAATCGTCTTGGTGCATTAATGCCACCCTGTCGTAGTACCGTCACCCTGTCGTAGTACCAGGTGAATGCAAAATAAAGTTGCATTATCTTTTCAGTTGTTAAAAATTTGCTGACATTGCTCATCCCTAAAACGgatacaaaattaaaaaaagacttgtCCCTGTTAAATATGACTAATAGATGTGCACTGCCTCTTTTCTGCAGGCATCAGGTGTGACAGTGGACGATGAGGTCATCAGGGTGTTCAATGACATGAAGGTGAGGAAGTCTTCAACCCAGGATgaggtgaagaagaggaagaaggctGTGCTGTTCAGTCTGAGCGACGACAAAAAGAAGATCGTCGTGGAGGAGGGAAAGCAGATCCTCGTAGGCGACATCGGAGAGAGTGTGGACGACCCCTATGGCTGCTTCGTCAAGCTCCTCCCCCTCAATGACTGTAGATATGGCCTGTACGATGCCACCTATGAAACCAAGGAATCCAAGAAGGAGGACCTGGTTTTTATCTTCTGGTACAgtacttatttttatttttattttttttaagataacAGGATCAGACTAAAGGTTTGCTGGACAAACTGTTTTATGTGTGATTGTTAGGCACCTAATGACCAATGCCACAGATCAGTCGCAACCTGCTTTTAAATTAGAGATTCACCAGCACAAGTGTTAAGTCCTAATGCCAATGCCTGGGCACCATATAtccctcatcatcatcatcatcctaaAGCCCAAGCTGAGGAAGAGACGGGGAGTCATAGCGTTGTATGTTAGATCCCTTCAGGCCGGTCTCTAACATGATTTAATTTTCTGAGGTGAATAAGACTTCTAATGTATCCATTTTGGTTTCAGTTAAGTCTTTATGTACACCTTTATATGTTTAAAATATATTAGTGTTTTAAGTATATAAAACTCTTTTTGCTCTACTTTGCTTAGAAAGTCCAAGCAAAGCTTTTGGTGCTATATGCAGGATTAACACAAAACGTATACAAACACAGAGGCAtccttaaggctgatttatgcttcagacgcaaagcctctgacgctcggacgcagagcctctgcgagcgtcaaaatcttgaccacttccccacgcagaggctctgcgcgcgttgtcgtgcacctcagaaaaatcctgactacgcgacagacgcacgcagaccaccaacggaagtgcgcagacaaaagcggctgtgattggtcctcggtgggcctttccggttgtctgtgtggcttcctcctttgcattttcgccaactccaataaaagaagctgttcttcttcgatgtcgagcaactccagatccatatcttgcatacacttttttttttttttttgaaaaataaacacttccgccggcgcccccgaagttctcgtcaccgcccactgaaattctcgcgaggggaaactgctgtgcgtcccgagaaattccagaccgaggttgcagaacatgaaaagtggttcgcgaccagagcaaagcaacacgtcaagacgatagacgcagaactataatccgccctttagGAGAGAGGATATTTAGAAACACAATCTATAGGATCTATATCTATAGGATTGTAGGATCAACAAAATCATATCCGTCCATTTCTGATCATCACAACCAAATATTTACTTTAAGTAAAAAATGAGTTTTTATATAAAAATGAGTTTTTATATAAAAACCCAGAATTATCAGGAGAGAACCCAAGAATACACAGGGACAACATGCAAGTTTCCCACAGCAAGAACCCAGCTGAGATTGGAACcttgctaaccaccacaccaccctgCAGTCCATACCCACACATAGCTCATTACAAAAAGAATAGTAGTTGAAGTATGATGTATTTAATTCTCACAAGTGTGAAGCTCTTTCAGTTGTATGAAAACTAACCACTGACAAAGTTATATCGTCTTCCTAATTGAGTTTATTTTCTGAACGGCCTCTGAGTAACACAtgacagtgtttcccacagaatttttggaaactatggggggtaaattcacgcggcgtaaatttgtgcgactgcacattttattttatttgattgatttgcacacattcattcaaatatataaaaaaatatagctgcaaccagcgatgtgggggtcctagcagaatggcacaataaggaaggcttgggctgctcaggaaggcgtcgtgattccatgcaccaagtttcgcattgatacatcaatgcatcgcagagatacggccaaatgtcccgttcgcgtgtcggcgtagagtttgattggctgccgcggttaaacggaagtgaaataaaataatCCACATTATAACTTaagtgcggcttggtctgaagattgtatgtgccaagtcccgtggagattggacaatctcagtggcctgaaatgctttttgaaggttttcgattaaattcaaaatggcggaaaatccaacatggcgcagatgacgtcatgaggtgcGTATACCTcgtctgcatccagggattccattggtacctcattttttaaatttggaccaagaggtccaaagatatgagcaaaaatgcatttatgcTACATATAGcaccacctataggccaaacgtcaccaaacttcttggggctcttaccttagcagtattgagtctgtgttagaagtttgacgtcataacatcaaatggttgccaagatatgacctcacttccggtttggcgacgtcaacctcgagtttgataggcttttatggaaaatcggaagcctaattcaaaattccacacaataacttttgtgcggcttggtctcaAGAgtctgtgccaagtttcgtgataattggacaatctctgtgacctgaaatgctttttgataaaattcaaaatggcggaaaatctaggcacaCGCAAATttacgtcatagggtgcgttggactcgtcatgatccaaggatttcaatgatgcctcatttgtgaaatttggaccaagtagtccaaagttattaggctgaatgcactttgaactttggcgtgttggtggcgctagagagtaagctcttggggcatgaaaattcttgaattcggctttggcacttggctgattatgtgtgccaaatttcacaactttttaccatagcgttaatggggctgccatagacttcaattgcagcggaaacggattaataataagaaaagctactaacacaatgggttcgctgctaggacccccaaaaatacaccataaaacacaacaaataaaaaaaaataaaattaaaaaaaaaaggaatgtgtgctgaagatgtcagaaacccttgtgggcttataaggaaacctcatcttgtcattaaaacccaatgataacaattgtaatagaaaatatttacaggttaaaactaaacttcatgaaaaatatgaatggatcatatacagtgagtacttatgcctttttgagaaacttgaaaaggttttccttgataagtaagggtgtgggaagtacacaatgagttcacaaacacatcagaagtggtttggtgttgatatctttaaaaacaagagagctattacaaaataaaatctaaaatggaattaactatgcacactgagtaaatgttctacctaaaatgatttttctggaaactaaaaggctgtgaaagctttatagtgagttcacaaacccatcagaagtggtttggtgttcattggttgaatatccagtgagaacaaaaaaaggcgttgcacttttgtgatggtcCCTAAAGGGCAGATTACAGtactgcgtctatcgtcttgacgtgttgctttgctctgctcgcgaaccacttttcatgttatggttctgcaacctcgacCTAGAATTTCTAGTGACGCATAGCAGTTTCCCGCCAAAACGCTAGTGGGAGCCCATTCGAGAACTCGCGAGTCCCGAGAACTTCGGGGGGGGATCGAGAATGACAATCGGAAAGGCACAccaaggaccaatcacagccgcttttgtctgcgcacttccgttggtggtctgcgtgcgtctgtcgcgtagtcaggatttttttaaGGTGCACGAGAACGcacagagcctctgcgtgggggagtggtcaagattttgacgctcgcagaggctatgcgtgggggagtggtcaagattttgacgctcgcagaggctatgcgtccgagcttcagaggctttgcgtctgaagcataaattaTGCATAAGCGGTCtggctgccgtagttcacttagaagtatattcaccgtggttactctgatctttcgccagacttgcttactttggtgagttgataaagcctgtggtatgttagtcttagttttctgtaaatattagt
This region of Odontesthes bonariensis isolate fOdoBon6 chromosome 17, fOdoBon6.hap1, whole genome shotgun sequence genomic DNA includes:
- the cfl2 gene encoding cofilin-2, which produces MASGVTVDDEVIRVFNDMKVRKSSTQDEVKKRKKAVLFSLSDDKKKIVVEEGKQILVGDIGESVDDPYGCFVKLLPLNDCRYGLYDATYETKESKKEDLVFIFWAPESAPLKSKMIYASSKDAIKKKFTGIKHEWQVNGLDDIQDRRTLAEKLGGNVVVSLEGKPL